AGAGGAAAGAGTGTCATTTGTAAGGAGCACTTGTCACCCAGGGAACGTCTGCCTGTGAAAACAGGCATCCGGTTTCTTCAGGAGCGCTCAGGTATGATACTCGGCATTAATTTTGACATAATCGTAGCTTAGGTCACAGGTATGAGCGATTGCCGCAGCTTTCCCTTTACCCAGATTTATGTCAATATCAACCACCTTCTTTTTTAGAAGTTTGTGAAGCTTTTTCTCATCAAAAGGAACCGGCTGGAGATTCTTGAAAACCGGTACTCCGCACATAAGAATTGTCATTTTCTCTTTTGAAAAAGAAGCCCCTGAATACCCTACAGCGCATGAGATCCGGCCCCAGTTGGGGTCATTGCCGAAAAGTGCACATTTGGTCAGATTTGAGTTGGCTACTGCCTTGGCAGCCTTTTTAGCATCTTTTTCATTCAGCGCGCCGGCAACCCTGATCTCAACTCTCTTAGTCGCACCCTCCCCATCAGCGGCAATTTTCTTGCATAGATCATTACAGACGGTAAAAAGTGCGTTCTGGAAAAGATCCAGCTCTGATGCCGTACGGATTTCCACACCCGATGCCCCGTTTGCAAGCACCAGAACCATATCATTGGTAGAGGTGTCCCCGTCAACAGTAAGATTGTTGAAGGTCATGTCTATCACCCGCTTGACAATTTTATTCAGCTTCGCCGCACTTATGGATACATCAGTGGTGATAAAAGCCAGCATCGTTGCCATATTCGGATGAATCATTCCTGAACCTTTGCAGCACCCTCCTACTGTAAAGTGTTTTCCGCCTGTCGATGCCTCAACCGCACTCTCCTTTTTGACAAGGTCTGTTGTCATGATGGCAGTAGCAAACTCCTTCCCGTTTTTTGCAGAAAGAGACCTGACCAGAGGAGATATCGTTGACTTGACCTTTTCCATTGGAAGAAACTTTCCTATGACACCGGTTGAAGCAACCAGAACAGCCTCTTTCCTGACTCCGATTGCACTGGCGACAGCTTCGGCCATAACCCTGGTATCGACTTCTCCCTGTTTACCTGTACAGGCATTGGCACAGCCACTGTTACAGATCACTGAGAAAATCTCTGATGAGGGGAGGAGATTGCTGCACCAATCAACACTCGATGCACGGATAGCGTTAGTGGTAAAAGCACCGGCAGCAGTACATGGCCTCTCACTGACCAGCAAAGCAAGATCCTTCTTCCCGGTAACCTTGATTCCCGCCTTCAACCCACCAGCCTTAAACCCCGCTGCCTTTGTAACCCCTCCGGGAACAATTTTCAGCGATGATGGCATGCACTCCTGTTTCATAGATAAATCCCTTTTTGTACGATCCTTGTCTACCAGCATTTTAGAAACAATCTAAAATAAATTACAGAAACTGCAGTATCCGGTAAATCGTGCTTAGCGAAGCAGTGCTCGTAATCGTGATCGTCATGTTTCTTTCTCTTGCTTAGCTTTTTTCGATTATGAGCACGATTACGGTCACCACAAAGAGGGGACTGACACAAAACTGGAATCAATTTCTTTGACTTGTTATCATGGAAAAACATATTTATACTGTAATTATGAGGTTCTGCCTTAATATTTTCCTTTTTCTGAGTTTTTCTTTTCCGGCACTGTCATCAGCCCAGGATTCTCTATCCACCTCGGTTCC
This DNA window, taken from Fibrobacter sp., encodes the following:
- the argJ gene encoding bifunctional glutamate N-acetyltransferase/amino-acid acetyltransferase ArgJ, which encodes MPSSLKIVPGGVTKAAGFKAGGLKAGIKVTGKKDLALLVSERPCTAAGAFTTNAIRASSVDWCSNLLPSSEIFSVICNSGCANACTGKQGEVDTRVMAEAVASAIGVRKEAVLVASTGVIGKFLPMEKVKSTISPLVRSLSAKNGKEFATAIMTTDLVKKESAVEASTGGKHFTVGGCCKGSGMIHPNMATMLAFITTDVSISAAKLNKIVKRVIDMTFNNLTVDGDTSTNDMVLVLANGASGVEIRTASELDLFQNALFTVCNDLCKKIAADGEGATKRVEIRVAGALNEKDAKKAAKAVANSNLTKCALFGNDPNWGRISCAVGYSGASFSKEKMTILMCGVPVFKNLQPVPFDEKKLHKLLKKKVVDIDINLGKGKAAAIAHTCDLSYDYVKINAEYHT